A genomic window from Glycine soja cultivar W05 chromosome 10, ASM419377v2, whole genome shotgun sequence includes:
- the LOC114370481 gene encoding heavy metal-associated isoprenylated plant protein 20-like, translating into MGALDFLSDYFSVSTPKKKRKPMQTVEIKVKMDCDGCERRVRNSVSNMSGVKQVEVNRKQSKVTVTGYVDRNKVLKKVQSTGKRAEFWPYIQYNLVAYPYVVQAYDKKAPSGYVKNTEQALPNPNAPDEKLTSLFSDDNPNACSIM; encoded by the exons ATGGGTGCTCTCGATTTCCTTTCAGATTACTTCTCAGTTTCCACCCCAAAAAAGAAACGCAAACCAATGCAG ACAGTTGAAATCAAGGTGAAAATGGACTGTGATGGCTGTGAAAGAAGAGTTCGGAATTCTGTTTCCAACATGTCAG GTGTGAAACAAGTAGAGGTGAATAGAAAGCAAAGCAAGGTAACAGTGACAGGTTACGTGGATAGAAACAAGGTCCTAAAGAAAGTGCAAAGCACAGGAAAAAGAGCTGAGTTTTGGCCATATATTCAGTACAATTTGGTGGCATATCCCTATGTAGTTCAGGCATATGACAAGAAGGCACCATCAGGGTATGTGAAAAACACTGAACAAGCACTCCCCAACCCTAACGCACCGGATGAGAAGCTCACCTCCCTCTTCAGTGATGACAACCCTAATGCATGTTCAATAATGTAG
- the LOC114371234 gene encoding CWF19-like protein 2 isoform X1 — MLSGVKFIPRDQVHGEDLDSVSKERKKSDRRREKSKRKGRSSRDSSDDDDGLEKIKKGSRKKKWYSSDEDSSIYTTESESEKGEKKRRMRAKKKRGDGLSRDSGERSKGRSRSRSGKKEYTSEDEEDSSYSSDGSDTILGRQGKRQKLDRKDGSKRNKIKGEATCGTVDSTSEMEIARKEMGLDWMLRSESKKPVVTETEETLSEEVPVEESKKANPKELNPYLKDNGSGYPEESGAKVGADQLLSSSLVGDGGASWRLKALKRAQEQAAREGRRFNEVVEERWSSLGELTAAVASHAAAPARAHLRAIKNRQRGITEENSQDSDKLGRRDSKRQDYLKDVSVRHHEMKAPKVQDSLSWGKRKSQQVVAEGAGVISAAVSSLNKFANDGNFMHDFGSKMSNNSDGSVLESSELEKVSLEANTPGERSVVVKNEMSENQLAAKVMQLRLKGKHEEADKLMQEAKVMNTKQGNQDHSIRSGTEGSSSRYAMQKISSEQKKGEDDGDMHLAHKIMQNKQFRASTQADDEYDFEDGPSRKSRKKQGGDDHKSIQKKTNRFLTQQERCLFCLENPNRPMHLVVSIANFTYLMLPKWQPVVPGHCCILPIQHESATRTVDDNVWTEIRNFKKCLIMMFAKQEKEVVFLETVMGLAQQRRHCMVECIPLPEDIAKEAPLYFKKAIDEAEDEWSQHNAKKLIDTSQKGLRNSIPKHFPYFHVEFGLNKGFVHVIDDEKQFNISLGLNVIRGMLHLAEEDMYRRRRYEAVEVQKQAVESFSKEWKHFDWTKQLHET; from the exons ATGCTTTCAGGGGTGAAATTCATTCCCCGGGACCAG GTGCATGGTGAGGACTTGGATTCTGTCtcgaaagaaaggaaaaaatcaGATAGGAGGAGGGAAAAGAGTAAGAGGAAGGGGAGGAGCTCTAGGGACAGctctgatgatgatgatgggctTGAGAAGATTAAGAAAGGATCTAGAAAGAAGAAGTGGTATTCGTCGGATGAAGACTCTTCTATTTACACAACTGAAAGCGAGAGTGAGAAAggtgaaaagaagagaaggatgagagcaaaaaagaaaaggggtGATGGTTTGTCGCGTGATTCTGGTGAGAGGTCAAAAGGAAGATCACGATCCAGGAGTGGTAAAAAAGAATATACATCTGAGGATGAGGAAGACTCCTCATATTCTTCTGATGGTAGTGATACTATTTTGGGTCGACAAGGGAAGCGCCAAAAGTTAGATAGAAAAGACGGGAGTAAGAGGAACAAGATCAAAGGTGAAGCTACTTGCGGCACAGTAGATTCTACAAGTGAGATGGAAATTGCAAGAAAAGAAATGGGATTGGATTGGATGCTTAGGTCTGAAAGTAAGAAGCCTGTAGTTACTGAAACAGAGGAAACATTGTCAGAGGAGGTTCCTGTCGAGGAG tcaaAGAAGGCAAATCCTAAGGAACTGAATCCATATCTGAAGGATAATGGAAGTGGTTACCCGGAAGAAAGTGGAGCTAAAGTTGGTGCTGACCAACTTCTATCTTCTTCCCTTGTTGGGGATGGAGGAGCAAGTTGGAGACTTAAAGCCTTAAAGCGTGCACAAGAGCAAGCAGCTCGAGAAGGACGGAGATTCAACGAG GTTGTGGAAGAAAGGTGGAGTTCTCTTGGTGAACTGACTGCAGCTGTTGCATCTCATGCAGCTGCCCCAGCTCGTGCTCATCTGCGTGCtataaaaaatagacaaagaGGGATAACTGAAGAAAATTCACAAGATTCTGATAAGCTTGGTCGAAGGGATTCTAAAAGG CAGGACTACTTAAAGGATGTTTCTGTTCGGCACCATGAAATGAAAGCACCTAAAGTTCAAGATTCTTTGTCTTGGGGAAAGCGAAAGAGCCAACAAGTGGTAGCTGAGGGTGCCGGGGTCATCTCTGCTGCAGTATCTAGCCTAAATAAGTTTGCCAATGATGGAAActttatgcatgattttggtaGCAAGATGAGTAATAATTCTGATGGCTCTGTTTTAGAAAGTAGTGAATTAGAAAAGGTTTCGTTGGAAGCAAACACACCTGGAGAAAGAAGTGTGGTAGTCAAGAATGAGATGAGTGAAAACCAGTTGGCAGCTAAGGTTATGCAACTTCGTTTGAAGGGAAAGCATGAAGAAGCTGACAAACTGATG CAAGaagcaaaagttatgaacacAAAGCAAGGAAATCAAGATCATTCAATTAGATCAGGAACTGAGGGAAGTTCTAGCAG GTATGCTATGCAGAAGATATCTTCTGAGCAGAAGAAAGGAGAGGATGATGGTGATATGCATCTTGCTCACAAGATCATGCAGAACAAGCAGTTTAGGGCTTCTACTCAGGCTGATGATGAATATGACTTTGAGGATGGTCCAAGCAGAAAGAGTAGAAAGAAGCAAGGAGGTGATGATCACAAGAGTATCCAAAAGAAGACAAATCGATTCTTGACTCAGCAAGAGCGCTGCCTATTTTGTTTAGAAAATCCAAATCGGCCTATGCATCTTGTTGTTTCAATCGCAAATTTCACATATCTTATGTTGCCAAAGTGGCAGCCTGTGGTGCCTGGTCATTGCTGCATTTTACCTATTCAG CATGAATCAGCTACAAGAACTGTAGACGATAATGTCTGGACAGAAATTCGAAACTTCAAGAAGTGCCTAATTATGATGTTTGCTAAGCAAGAGAAGGAGGTGGTGTTTCTTGAGACTGTGATGGGATTGGCACAGCAACGAAGGCATTGTATGGTTGAGTGCATTCCCTTACCCGAAGATATTGCCAAAGAGGCTCCTTTGTACTTTAAAAAG GCGATTGATGAAGCTGAAGATGAGTGGAGCCAGCACAATGCAAAGAAACTTATTGATACAAGTCAAAAGGGACTGCGCAATTCAATACCTAAGCACTTTCCATATTTTCACGTTGAATTTGGTCTAAACAAGGGTTTTGTCCATGTTATTGATGATGAAAAGCAGTTTAACATCAGCCTTGGCTTGAATGTCATAAGAGGCATGCTACATTTGGCAGAGGAGGACATGTACAGGCGACGGCGCTACGAGGCTGTGGAGGTACAAAAGCAAGCAGTTGAAAGCTTTTCCAAAGAGTGGAAACATTTTGACTGGACAAAACAGCTTCATGAAACTTAA
- the LOC114371234 gene encoding CWF19-like protein 2 isoform X2: MLSGVKFIPRDQVHGEDLDSVSKERKKSDRRREKSKRKGRSSRDSSDDDDGLEKIKKGSRKKKWYSSDEDSSIYTTESESEKGEKKRRMRAKKKRGDGLSRDSGERSKGRSRSRSGKKEYTSEDEEDSSYSSDGSDTILGRQGKRQKLDRKDGSKRNKIKGEATCGTVDSTSEMEIARKEMGLDWMLRSESKKPVVTETEETLSEEVPVEESKKANPKELNPYLKDNGSGYPEESGAKVGADQLLSSSLVGDGGASWRLKALKRAQEQAAREGRRFNEVVEERWSSLGELTAAVASHAAAPARAHLRAIKNRQRGITEENSQDSDKLGRRDSKRDYLKDVSVRHHEMKAPKVQDSLSWGKRKSQQVVAEGAGVISAAVSSLNKFANDGNFMHDFGSKMSNNSDGSVLESSELEKVSLEANTPGERSVVVKNEMSENQLAAKVMQLRLKGKHEEADKLMQEAKVMNTKQGNQDHSIRSGTEGSSSRYAMQKISSEQKKGEDDGDMHLAHKIMQNKQFRASTQADDEYDFEDGPSRKSRKKQGGDDHKSIQKKTNRFLTQQERCLFCLENPNRPMHLVVSIANFTYLMLPKWQPVVPGHCCILPIQHESATRTVDDNVWTEIRNFKKCLIMMFAKQEKEVVFLETVMGLAQQRRHCMVECIPLPEDIAKEAPLYFKKAIDEAEDEWSQHNAKKLIDTSQKGLRNSIPKHFPYFHVEFGLNKGFVHVIDDEKQFNISLGLNVIRGMLHLAEEDMYRRRRYEAVEVQKQAVESFSKEWKHFDWTKQLHET; encoded by the exons ATGCTTTCAGGGGTGAAATTCATTCCCCGGGACCAG GTGCATGGTGAGGACTTGGATTCTGTCtcgaaagaaaggaaaaaatcaGATAGGAGGAGGGAAAAGAGTAAGAGGAAGGGGAGGAGCTCTAGGGACAGctctgatgatgatgatgggctTGAGAAGATTAAGAAAGGATCTAGAAAGAAGAAGTGGTATTCGTCGGATGAAGACTCTTCTATTTACACAACTGAAAGCGAGAGTGAGAAAggtgaaaagaagagaaggatgagagcaaaaaagaaaaggggtGATGGTTTGTCGCGTGATTCTGGTGAGAGGTCAAAAGGAAGATCACGATCCAGGAGTGGTAAAAAAGAATATACATCTGAGGATGAGGAAGACTCCTCATATTCTTCTGATGGTAGTGATACTATTTTGGGTCGACAAGGGAAGCGCCAAAAGTTAGATAGAAAAGACGGGAGTAAGAGGAACAAGATCAAAGGTGAAGCTACTTGCGGCACAGTAGATTCTACAAGTGAGATGGAAATTGCAAGAAAAGAAATGGGATTGGATTGGATGCTTAGGTCTGAAAGTAAGAAGCCTGTAGTTACTGAAACAGAGGAAACATTGTCAGAGGAGGTTCCTGTCGAGGAG tcaaAGAAGGCAAATCCTAAGGAACTGAATCCATATCTGAAGGATAATGGAAGTGGTTACCCGGAAGAAAGTGGAGCTAAAGTTGGTGCTGACCAACTTCTATCTTCTTCCCTTGTTGGGGATGGAGGAGCAAGTTGGAGACTTAAAGCCTTAAAGCGTGCACAAGAGCAAGCAGCTCGAGAAGGACGGAGATTCAACGAG GTTGTGGAAGAAAGGTGGAGTTCTCTTGGTGAACTGACTGCAGCTGTTGCATCTCATGCAGCTGCCCCAGCTCGTGCTCATCTGCGTGCtataaaaaatagacaaagaGGGATAACTGAAGAAAATTCACAAGATTCTGATAAGCTTGGTCGAAGGGATTCTAAAAGG GACTACTTAAAGGATGTTTCTGTTCGGCACCATGAAATGAAAGCACCTAAAGTTCAAGATTCTTTGTCTTGGGGAAAGCGAAAGAGCCAACAAGTGGTAGCTGAGGGTGCCGGGGTCATCTCTGCTGCAGTATCTAGCCTAAATAAGTTTGCCAATGATGGAAActttatgcatgattttggtaGCAAGATGAGTAATAATTCTGATGGCTCTGTTTTAGAAAGTAGTGAATTAGAAAAGGTTTCGTTGGAAGCAAACACACCTGGAGAAAGAAGTGTGGTAGTCAAGAATGAGATGAGTGAAAACCAGTTGGCAGCTAAGGTTATGCAACTTCGTTTGAAGGGAAAGCATGAAGAAGCTGACAAACTGATG CAAGaagcaaaagttatgaacacAAAGCAAGGAAATCAAGATCATTCAATTAGATCAGGAACTGAGGGAAGTTCTAGCAG GTATGCTATGCAGAAGATATCTTCTGAGCAGAAGAAAGGAGAGGATGATGGTGATATGCATCTTGCTCACAAGATCATGCAGAACAAGCAGTTTAGGGCTTCTACTCAGGCTGATGATGAATATGACTTTGAGGATGGTCCAAGCAGAAAGAGTAGAAAGAAGCAAGGAGGTGATGATCACAAGAGTATCCAAAAGAAGACAAATCGATTCTTGACTCAGCAAGAGCGCTGCCTATTTTGTTTAGAAAATCCAAATCGGCCTATGCATCTTGTTGTTTCAATCGCAAATTTCACATATCTTATGTTGCCAAAGTGGCAGCCTGTGGTGCCTGGTCATTGCTGCATTTTACCTATTCAG CATGAATCAGCTACAAGAACTGTAGACGATAATGTCTGGACAGAAATTCGAAACTTCAAGAAGTGCCTAATTATGATGTTTGCTAAGCAAGAGAAGGAGGTGGTGTTTCTTGAGACTGTGATGGGATTGGCACAGCAACGAAGGCATTGTATGGTTGAGTGCATTCCCTTACCCGAAGATATTGCCAAAGAGGCTCCTTTGTACTTTAAAAAG GCGATTGATGAAGCTGAAGATGAGTGGAGCCAGCACAATGCAAAGAAACTTATTGATACAAGTCAAAAGGGACTGCGCAATTCAATACCTAAGCACTTTCCATATTTTCACGTTGAATTTGGTCTAAACAAGGGTTTTGTCCATGTTATTGATGATGAAAAGCAGTTTAACATCAGCCTTGGCTTGAATGTCATAAGAGGCATGCTACATTTGGCAGAGGAGGACATGTACAGGCGACGGCGCTACGAGGCTGTGGAGGTACAAAAGCAAGCAGTTGAAAGCTTTTCCAAAGAGTGGAAACATTTTGACTGGACAAAACAGCTTCATGAAACTTAA
- the LOC114369830 gene encoding mediator of RNA polymerase II transcription subunit 21 — MDIISQLQEQVNLIAHLAFNTVGTLQRDAPPNRLSPNYPEPPAHATEDGSNFSEQPKLMSTTLVKAAKQFDALVAALPISESGEEAQLKRISELQAENDAIGLELQKQLEAAEKELNQVQELFRQASDNCLNLKKPDDS; from the exons ATGGATATAATCTCTCAGTTACAAGAACAAGTTAATTTGATTGCACATTTGGCTTTTAATACAGTTGGGACATTGCAAAGGGATGCCCCTCCTAATCGGCTGTCGCCAAATTATCCTGAACCACCTGCGCATGCTACAGAGGATGGGTCAAATTTTTCAGAACAGCCAAAGCTGATGAGTACTACTTTGGTGAAGGCTGCTAAGCAG TTTGATGCATTGGTTGCGGCGCTTCCAATATCCGAGTCAGGTGAAGAAGCACAGCTTAAGAGGATTTCAGAACTACAA GCTGAAAATGATGCAATAGGCCTAGAACTTCAGAAACAGTTGGAAGCTGCAG AGAAGGAATTGAATCAGGTTCAGGAGCTGTTTAGGCAAGCATCAGATAATTGTTTGAACTTGAAGAAACCAGATGACAGTTAG